The following proteins are co-located in the Litoribacterium kuwaitense genome:
- the tig gene encoding trigger factor, with amino-acid sequence MSVKWEKKEGNEGVLTVEVDAETFNKALDGAFKKVVKTVQLPGFRKGRVPRSLFEKRFGVEALYQDAVDIVLPDAYANAVDEAGIFPVDRPEIDIEEIEKDKPLVFTAKVTVKPEVELGEYKGLEVPEESTEVTSEDVDTELQQMQDRQAELVVKEEGQVENGDTAVIDFEGFVDGVAFEGGQAENYSLEIGSGSFIPGFEEQLVGVKAGDEKDVEVTFPEEYHAEDLAGKKAVFKVKLHEIKQKELPELDDEFAKDVDEEVDTLAELKEKTEKRLKETKETNAENAKRDTLVEKATENATITIPDAMIDSELDRMKREFEQRLQMQGMTLDMYFQFSGQDEDALKEQMKGDAEQRVKTNLTLEAIAEAEGIAAAEEEVQAELDKMAEMYQTSADNLKQMLGGSTETLENDIKIRKAIDLLVEESKVVSE; translated from the coding sequence ATGTCTGTGAAATGGGAAAAGAAAGAAGGAAATGAAGGCGTACTGACTGTAGAGGTAGATGCCGAAACGTTTAACAAGGCCCTTGATGGTGCCTTTAAAAAGGTTGTTAAAACTGTTCAATTGCCAGGCTTCCGGAAAGGACGCGTTCCTCGCTCCCTATTTGAGAAGCGTTTTGGTGTCGAAGCTCTTTACCAGGATGCGGTTGACATCGTACTTCCAGACGCCTATGCAAACGCGGTTGATGAAGCAGGGATCTTTCCTGTAGATCGTCCAGAAATTGATATTGAAGAAATTGAAAAAGACAAGCCGCTTGTTTTTACAGCAAAAGTGACTGTAAAGCCAGAAGTTGAGCTTGGTGAATACAAAGGTCTCGAAGTGCCTGAAGAATCGACTGAGGTGACTTCAGAGGACGTTGATACCGAGCTGCAACAAATGCAAGATCGTCAAGCAGAGCTTGTCGTTAAAGAGGAAGGTCAAGTGGAAAATGGCGATACAGCTGTCATCGACTTTGAAGGTTTTGTAGACGGTGTTGCCTTTGAAGGCGGTCAAGCAGAAAATTATTCACTTGAAATTGGCTCAGGCTCTTTCATCCCTGGCTTTGAGGAGCAGCTCGTCGGTGTGAAAGCAGGCGACGAAAAAGACGTCGAGGTGACGTTCCCTGAGGAATATCACGCTGAGGATCTCGCTGGCAAAAAAGCTGTCTTTAAAGTAAAGCTTCATGAAATTAAACAAAAAGAGCTTCCTGAGCTTGATGATGAGTTTGCCAAAGACGTCGATGAAGAAGTTGACACATTGGCTGAGCTTAAAGAAAAAACTGAAAAACGCTTGAAAGAAACGAAAGAAACAAATGCTGAAAACGCAAAACGCGATACGCTCGTTGAAAAAGCGACAGAAAATGCAACAATTACTATTCCAGACGCAATGATTGACAGCGAATTGGATCGAATGAAGAGAGAATTTGAACAGCGTCTACAAATGCAAGGCATGACGCTCGACATGTACTTCCAATTCTCCGGCCAAGATGAAGATGCGTTGAAAGAGCAGATGAAGGGCGATGCTGAGCAGCGTGTGAAGACAAACTTAACGCTTGAGGCCATTGCTGAAGCCGAAGGCATTGCAGCCGCTGAAGAAGAAGTTCAAGCTGAGCTTGATAAGATGGCTGAAATGTACCAAACGTCTGCAGATAATTTAAAACAAATGCTTGGCGGTTCTACAGAAACACTTGAAAATGATATTAAAATCCGCAAGGCTATTGACCTACTTGTAGAGGAAAGCAAGGTCGTTTCTGAATAA
- the leuB gene encoding 3-isopropylmalate dehydrogenase, with amino-acid sequence MAKKVAVLPGDGIGQEIVEGTIRILKQFEEVFGRSITFEYGLIGGHAIDEKNNPLPEETVRLCQESDAVLLGAVGGPKWDNNPSDLRPERGLLGIRKALGLFANLRPVQAIPALISSSTLKEDVVKDVDLLIVRELTGGLYFGEPSERRSVNGEEAVVDTLFYTRREIERILRKGFELARVRRKKVTSVDKANVLESSKVWREVANEVAQDYPDVTLEHLLVDNAAMQLIRRPDQFDVIVTENLFGDILSDEASMLTGSLGMLPSASLSEEGPGLFEPVHGSAPDIAGKNEANPMAMLLSAAMMLKYAFGWEREADMLEQAVFRTLESGVCTGDLAGVTNAEPASTETVLAEVERQLKEVAQLTK; translated from the coding sequence GTGGCAAAGAAAGTTGCTGTTCTTCCAGGAGACGGAATAGGTCAGGAAATTGTCGAAGGTACGATCCGTATTTTAAAACAGTTTGAGGAAGTTTTTGGTCGTTCAATAACATTTGAGTATGGGCTTATTGGCGGGCATGCCATTGACGAAAAAAATAATCCGCTTCCAGAGGAGACTGTGCGGCTTTGTCAAGAGAGTGACGCGGTTCTCCTTGGAGCGGTCGGCGGACCGAAATGGGATAACAACCCTTCAGACTTACGTCCAGAGCGAGGACTTCTTGGCATTCGTAAAGCCTTGGGCCTTTTCGCTAATTTGCGACCGGTACAGGCGATTCCTGCGCTTATTTCGTCCTCGACATTAAAAGAGGACGTCGTCAAAGATGTAGATCTCTTGATTGTAAGAGAGCTGACAGGAGGCCTTTACTTCGGAGAACCTAGTGAACGTCGCAGCGTGAATGGTGAGGAAGCTGTAGTTGATACGTTATTTTATACGAGAAGAGAAATTGAACGTATTTTACGAAAAGGCTTTGAACTCGCTCGTGTGCGGAGAAAGAAAGTCACGTCTGTTGATAAAGCGAATGTGCTCGAGTCTAGTAAAGTATGGCGTGAAGTCGCTAATGAAGTGGCTCAGGACTATCCGGATGTGACCCTTGAACATTTGCTCGTTGACAATGCAGCGATGCAATTAATTCGTCGTCCAGATCAATTTGATGTCATCGTCACGGAAAATCTATTTGGTGATATTTTAAGCGACGAAGCATCGATGCTCACAGGATCTCTCGGAATGTTACCGTCCGCAAGTTTGTCCGAGGAGGGCCCTGGTTTGTTTGAACCTGTTCATGGTTCGGCACCTGATATTGCGGGCAAAAATGAAGCGAATCCGATGGCAATGCTGTTATCAGCAGCGATGATGCTAAAATATGCGTTCGGTTGGGAACGTGAAGCGGATATGTTAGAGCAAGCTGTTTTTAGAACACTTGAATCAGGCGTGTGCACAGGGGACTTAGCAGGGGTAACAAATGCAGAGCCCGCATCCACTGAAACTGTACTTGCTGAAGTGGAAAGACAGCTGAAAGAAGTGGCTCAACTCACAAAGTAA
- the leuC gene encoding 3-isopropylmalate dehydratase large subunit: protein MSAKTIIEKIWEKHAVVEEQGKPALLYIDLHMVHEVTSPQAFEGLRLKNRKVRRPDLTFATMDHNVPTVNRFTVQDEIAQKQMETLAKNCDEFAIEIADLKSPDQGIVHVIGPELGLTHPGKTIVCGDSHTSTHGAFGALAFGIGTSEVEHVLATQTLWQSKPKTMEVHIDGSLGVGVTAKDVILAIIGKFGTDFGTGHVIEFTGQAIRDMTMEERMTVCNMSIEAGAKAGLISPDETTFAYLKGRRFAPESFAEAMKQWAALATDEGAIYDNRVEIKAKDIEPQVTWGTNPGMCISVNASVPDPKNMTTDNEKKAANQALAYMGLEPNMPMTEIEIQHVFIGSCTNSRLSDLRAAAQIAKGQKVAPHVRALVVPGSQKVKLQAEEEGLDRIFVDAGFEWRESGCSMCLSMNPDVVPEGERCASTSNRNFEGRQGKGSRTHLVSPAMAAAAAIKGHFCDVRQFANTPVS, encoded by the coding sequence ATGAGTGCAAAAACGATTATCGAGAAAATTTGGGAAAAACATGCTGTCGTAGAAGAGCAAGGTAAGCCGGCATTGTTATATATTGACCTTCATATGGTCCATGAGGTCACCTCGCCGCAGGCTTTTGAAGGGCTGCGCTTAAAAAATCGAAAGGTGCGCCGACCAGATTTAACATTCGCGACGATGGATCATAACGTACCGACAGTGAATCGTTTCACGGTTCAAGATGAGATTGCCCAAAAGCAAATGGAGACACTTGCGAAAAACTGTGACGAATTTGCTATTGAAATTGCTGATTTAAAAAGCCCTGACCAAGGGATTGTCCACGTCATTGGTCCGGAGCTTGGATTAACCCACCCAGGGAAAACCATTGTTTGTGGAGATAGCCATACGTCTACGCACGGTGCGTTTGGTGCGCTGGCGTTCGGAATTGGCACGAGTGAAGTCGAACACGTCTTAGCAACACAAACGCTTTGGCAATCAAAACCGAAAACGATGGAAGTGCACATTGACGGTTCACTAGGTGTAGGTGTTACAGCTAAAGATGTCATTTTGGCAATCATCGGGAAATTTGGCACAGATTTTGGTACAGGTCATGTCATTGAGTTTACTGGTCAGGCGATTCGTGATATGACGATGGAAGAGCGGATGACTGTATGTAACATGTCGATTGAAGCAGGCGCAAAAGCAGGATTGATCAGCCCGGATGAAACGACCTTTGCTTACTTGAAAGGACGTCGCTTCGCTCCTGAGTCGTTCGCAGAGGCGATGAAGCAATGGGCTGCATTGGCTACGGACGAAGGCGCTATTTATGATAACCGTGTTGAAATTAAGGCGAAAGACATTGAACCACAAGTGACGTGGGGAACGAATCCAGGCATGTGTATTTCTGTGAACGCTTCTGTGCCAGATCCTAAGAATATGACGACGGACAATGAGAAAAAAGCAGCGAATCAGGCCCTTGCCTATATGGGCTTGGAGCCAAATATGCCGATGACAGAGATTGAAATTCAGCACGTATTTATCGGTTCGTGTACAAACTCTCGTCTGAGCGATTTACGGGCAGCAGCGCAAATCGCAAAAGGGCAGAAAGTCGCTCCGCACGTTCGTGCCTTAGTTGTTCCAGGCTCGCAAAAAGTTAAATTACAAGCTGAGGAAGAAGGGTTGGATCGTATTTTCGTAGACGCAGGTTTCGAATGGCGTGAATCCGGATGCAGCATGTGTCTCAGCATGAATCCGGACGTTGTTCCAGAAGGCGAACGCTGCGCCTCGACATCGAACCGAAACTTTGAAGGTCGACAAGGTAAAGGAAGTCGAACTCACCTCGTTTCACCGGCGATGGCTGCGGCTGCGGCGATTAAAGGACACTTTTGTGATGTTCGTCAGTTTGCTAACACACCAGTAAGCTAA
- the ilvC gene encoding ketol-acid reductoisomerase, protein MNAKVYYNGDVNDAAIQGKKVAIIGYGSQGHAHALNLKESGVDVVVGIRPGKSMEKAQEDGLEAVSVREAAEQADIVMILLPDEHQPKVYKEEIEPGLKEGNTLVFAHGFNIHFNQVVPPADVDVILVAPKGPGHLVRRTFTEGAGVPALYGIFQDVTGNAKDIALAYAKGIGGARAGVLETTFKEETETDLFGEQTVLCGGLSALVKSGFETLVEAGYQPEVAYFECLHELKLIVDLMYEGGLEGMRYSISDTAQWGDFVSGPRIIDAGTKERMRDVLTDIQNGTFAKGWILENQANRPEFTAINANESEHLIEKVGRDLRKMMPFVNSNE, encoded by the coding sequence TGAACGCAAAGGTATATTACAACGGAGATGTAAACGACGCAGCAATCCAGGGGAAAAAGGTTGCTATTATCGGATATGGATCACAAGGTCACGCACACGCTTTAAACTTAAAAGAAAGTGGCGTTGATGTCGTTGTCGGTATTCGTCCAGGTAAATCAATGGAAAAAGCACAAGAAGACGGCTTAGAAGCAGTCAGTGTTCGCGAAGCAGCTGAACAAGCAGACATCGTTATGATTTTGCTTCCTGATGAGCATCAGCCAAAAGTGTATAAAGAAGAAATTGAGCCTGGTCTAAAAGAAGGCAACACACTTGTTTTCGCACACGGCTTTAATATCCACTTTAACCAAGTCGTCCCGCCAGCGGATGTCGATGTCATTCTCGTTGCTCCAAAAGGGCCTGGTCACCTCGTTCGCCGTACATTTACTGAAGGCGCTGGTGTACCTGCACTTTACGGTATCTTCCAAGATGTCACTGGAAACGCAAAAGACATTGCCCTTGCCTATGCAAAAGGCATCGGTGGCGCAAGAGCCGGCGTTCTTGAAACGACTTTTAAAGAAGAGACAGAAACCGATCTTTTCGGTGAGCAAACGGTTCTTTGCGGCGGATTGTCAGCTCTTGTGAAAAGCGGTTTTGAAACACTTGTGGAAGCAGGTTATCAGCCTGAGGTCGCTTACTTTGAGTGTCTGCATGAGTTGAAGCTTATCGTTGACTTGATGTATGAAGGCGGTCTTGAAGGTATGCGTTATTCCATCTCTGATACGGCACAGTGGGGAGATTTTGTGTCTGGTCCGCGGATCATTGATGCAGGAACGAAAGAACGTATGCGTGATGTGTTAACAGATATTCAAAATGGAACATTCGCTAAAGGCTGGATTCTTGAAAACCAAGCGAACCGTCCTGAGTTTACCGCCATCAATGCAAATGAGAGTGAGCATCTGATTGAAAAAGTAGGTCGTGACTTGCGTAAAATGATGCCATTCGTCAACTCCAACGAATAG